CACAGAGTACGAGGATAGCAAAGAGAGCCATAACTGAGAAGTGACGATTTCATTTGATTTCTTATTGGTTCGATGAAAATCTCGAGACCATGTAAGTGATGTTGCCTAGAAAGTATGGGCATAAAAATTAATTTCTGGATTAACCGTATCAGTAGCTACCACAATAGTTTTCGCTAGAACATTTTGATCTACGCGAAGTTTAGTAAACACTTTCTGAGTGGTGGCCATCTGGAGGGTTTCTCTTTACACCTGAGTTGTGATCAACCCATTGTAATAACGATCTATGGGACTTTCTTACCTCCTTATCTTTTTATAGAGTATCATATTTACCGCATGCATTTTGACCTCTCTACCCAAATATTGAGAATGTATTGGAAAGGGAATAATGTAGAGAGTATGATACTCAGTGCAAGCAGAAGAACCGATATTCCAGCATTTTATGCAGATTGGTTCCTGAACAGAATCAAGGAACGGTATGTCTTTTCCAGAAATCCCATCAATCCAAGACAGGTCAGTAAGATAGATTTGTCTCCTGAACTCATTGATTGTATTGTCTTCTGGACAAAGAACCCTGCCCCACTCATGGTGAGACTGAACGAACTTGAAGCGTATCATTACTATTTCCAGTGTACGCTCAATGCCTATGAAGCTGATGTAGAACCTGGACTGGCAATCAAACACGTATCGTTGGTTGATACTTTCATGCAGCTCTCTGAGAAAATCGGCAAAGAACGTGTGATTTGGAGATATGATCCAATCCTTCTCACTGACAAGTATACGGTGTCATTTCATATTCAGCATTTTGCCACCCTTGCAGAAAAACTGAAGGATGCAACCCAGCGTTGCGTTATCAGTTTCATAGATTTTCCTAAAAGAATGTTTAGTGCAATGAGATCCTTGGGGTACCGAGAACCAGATTTCAATGAAATGCATACAATTGCAAGAGCGTTTTCTGCCATTGCAAGAGAAAAAGGCATTACCCTCGAAACCTGTGCAGAAGCCATAGATCTATCAACCTATGGTATCAGCCATGGGAAATGCATTGATGATGCCCTGATTTCTCGAATCTCTGGAAAACCTCTTCACCTTAAGAAAGATACCAACCAAAGAAAAAATTGCGGTTGTTTACCAAGTGTGGATATAGGCCTGTACAACACCTGCATGCATGGATGCAAATACTGTTATGCCTCTTTCAGCAGGGAAGCACTTCTCCAGAACCGACAAAACTATGATGCATTTTCTTCCCTGCTCTGTAGCAAGATTACTGAGGATGACGTTATCCGTGAAAGAAAGGATACACAATCCAGAACCACCCTTCAGCCAGATCTCCCATTCGTATAGTCATAGCTGATTCAAATTTGTATTGAAATACACAGGTAGCGTTAACGCTGACGACTCACTAATTGTGGATTGCGGTTTACTGGTTTTATGAATATTCTCCCACGGATACAGCTATTCTCCCATTAAAGGTATTCATATGGGAGATTAATGATAATCGGGATTCCGCATATACCTGGTACTCCTGCCTCCCCCTTGTCTGATGATAAATCCTTCATCCTTGAGTTTCTTGAGTGCTGCCTCCACTGAGGAGCTTCCAATGCTGGGACATTGAGCAAGAATCTGCGACTTAGTGAACACACCTAGTGAATTCCCTACGGCCGTACGAACAATATCATAAGGGGAACTCATACGATCAAGAGAACCTAGCCGGCTCTCAAGATCTTTGTAGCTGTTAAGAATTATGCCAAGAAAGTACTTGATGAAAGGGGTGTAATCATTCATTCCATCGTGCCAATCTCTTGAGATTTTTTCTAAAACTGCGTAGTAGATTTCTTTGGTTTTCTCTATCTTCTTCTCGATACTTATGTATTTTCCCACCATGTAACCACTCTTGTACAGCAGGAGTGTGGTGAGCAGGCGACTCATACGTCCATTACCGTCATTGAACGGATGGATACGAAGGAAGTCGCAGATAAATATTGGGATCAGGATTAGCGGATCAATCACCTGCTTCTCTAAGGCTTGCTGATACTCCACGCAA
This sequence is a window from uncultured Sphaerochaeta sp.. Protein-coding genes within it:
- a CDS encoding DUF1848 domain-containing protein; amino-acid sequence: MILSASRRTDIPAFYADWFLNRIKERYVFSRNPINPRQVSKIDLSPELIDCIVFWTKNPAPLMVRLNELEAYHYYFQCTLNAYEADVEPGLAIKHVSLVDTFMQLSEKIGKERVIWRYDPILLTDKYTVSFHIQHFATLAEKLKDATQRCVISFIDFPKRMFSAMRSLGYREPDFNEMHTIARAFSAIAREKGITLETCAEAIDLSTYGISHGKCIDDALISRISGKPLHLKKDTNQRKNCGCLPSVDIGLYNTCMHGCKYCYASFSREALLQNRQNYDAFSSLLCSKITEDDVIRERKDTQSRTTLQPDLPFV
- a CDS encoding Fic family protein, whose translation is MRQFDYSKLSKSSWDSEILSFVAQIHEYKGKQELFFRQKPVELERLIDLARIQSTESSNKIEGIGTSNARLRQLVEEKTTPHNRDEQEIAGYRDILNTIHESYEHIPLKSEVLLQLHRDLLSYTDKTFGGYYKHTQNFINELHADGTSFTRFTPTEPFETPQAVHDICVEYQQALEKQVIDPLILIPIFICDFLRIHPFNDGNGRMSRLLTTLLLYKSGYMVGKYISIEKKIEKTKEIYYAVLEKISRDWHDGMNDYTPFIKYFLGIILNSYKDLESRLGSLDRMSSPYDIVRTAVGNSLGVFTKSQILAQCPSIGSSSVEAALKKLKDEGFIIRQGGGRSTRYMRNPDYH